ATTTGCACGCGACTTGAAAAATTGTTTTTCATAGGAAGCTCCTGATAACGAAAAGCGTAGGAAGAATTCTATCAATTGTTCTTTACATTAAACAGCGCCACTCCACCGGATGGTTCCCGTTTTTTCCTTATTGCCCTGATCCCGGTACAGGTTGTCTGTTTATTTTGACAATTCTCCTCTCGCGCTGGTCCGAAGGATATTCGGATAAATTCTTGGTATTATTGATTTAATTAACTGCGGTTGTGCGCTGGCTCTGCCGTCCGCACCCGCTAATTCTCAAATACCATGCCATATATACTATAATATATACGAATTATTCTTCGATAGCAACATTAATGATTTTTCTCATCGCTCTTGATGCGGCCGTCCAGCAGTTCAATCACCCGGTCGGCTCGCTGCGCCAGTTCCCGGTTATGGGTGACGATGATCAGGGTTTGGCCGTTGGCGCGGCACAGTTGCCAAAGCAGCTGATGCAGCTGTTCGCCGGATGCCATATCCAGGTTGCCGGAGGGCTCATCCGCCAGGATCAGGCGCGGCTGATTGATGAGAGCTCGGGCTACTGCCACGCGCTGTTGCTCGCCGCCTGAGAGTTCGCTGGGCCGATGTCCGGCGCGGGCTTCCAGGCCCACTTGGCTGAGAAGCTGACGGCCCCGTTCCGTCAATGCCGGCATCCGCTGGCCGGCGATCAATCCGGGCAGGAGGATGTTCTCCAAAGCAGTGAACTCGGGCAGCAGATGATGCATCTGATAAACAAAGCCGATTGTTTTATTCCGGAACTGGGCCAGCTGAGCTTCAGCGAGCTGATTGACGTCCCGGCCCTGCCATGTGATCCGGCCTTTTGACGGCCGGTCCAATGTGCCGATCAGGTGCAACAGAGTGCTTTTGCCCACGCCGGAAGGGCCGACGATGGCGACGATTTCACCCGCTGCCACCTCCAGAGTGATGCCCTTTAAGACATGCAGTTCCGAATCCTTGCCGGTGCGGTACCGCTTGTGCAGATCATGGGTTTGCAGTAAAATCTCATTCATTTCGCAGAGCTTCCACCGGATGTAAACGAGCGGCGCGCAAGGCCGGATAAACCGAAGCCAGCCACGCCAGTAGGATTGTGATCAGAGTGATGAGCGCAAAATCGCTTGTGCGCATCAGCACCGGCAGCCACGAGACGATATAGACATCCGGCGGCAACGACAGCCATCGAAAGGTCTGCTGCGACCAGCAGAGGCCATAGCCGATGGCGCTGCCGAGCAGCGCGCCGAATACGCCGATAAATATACCTTCAAAAGTGAAAATCCGCTGAATCTGCCGCGTTGAAGCGCCCAGGGATTTCAGCACTCCGATCTGTGTCTTTTTTTCCATGGTGATCATGATGAGGATGCTGATGATGTTAAAGCTGGCCACCAGGATGATCAGGCTCAGCACAATGACCGCTGTCCATTTTTGCATTTTCATCCATGCAAAAAGGTTCGGATTCACGTCCAGCCAGGTGTTTGCGTGATAGGGATAGCCGAGGCGGTTGCGGAGTTCAGCGGCCACGGTCTCTGCTTGCTGAAAATCGTACAGCCGCAGTTCCAGCCCGCTGATCCGATTGCCATAGAGAAAAAGCTTTTGCGCGTCCTGCAGATGAATGTAGGTGAGATTGTCGTCCAGGCCGTACAGGCCCGTTCTCACCAATCCGCGCACCACAAACCGCATCATCTGCGGCATTTGCAGCAGCGAGGGATTGCCCATGTAGCTGGCCACCA
This genomic interval from bacterium contains the following:
- a CDS encoding ABC transporter ATP-binding protein is translated as MNEILLQTHDLHKRYRTGKDSELHVLKGITLEVAAGEIVAIVGPSGVGKSTLLHLIGTLDRPSKGRITWQGRDVNQLAEAQLAQFRNKTIGFVYQMHHLLPEFTALENILLPGLIAGQRMPALTERGRQLLSQVGLEARAGHRPSELSGGEQQRVAVARALINQPRLILADEPSGNLDMASGEQLHQLLWQLCRANGQTLIIVTHNRELAQRADRVIELLDGRIKSDEKNH
- a CDS encoding ABC transporter permease gives rise to the protein KSCVIQGNYLADEPEAGILLGLFLAEKLQALPGDTVLVASYMGNPSLLQMPQMMRFVVRGLVRTGLYGLDDNLTYIHLQDAQKLFLYGNRISGLELRLYDFQQAETVAAELRNRLGYPYHANTWLDVNPNLFAWMKMQKWTAVIVLSLIILVASFNIISILIMITMEKKTQIGVLKSLGASTRQIQRIFTFEGIFIGVFGALLGSAIGYGLCWSQQTFRWLSLPPDVYIVSWLPVLMRTSDFALITLITILLAWLASVYPALRAARLHPVEALRNE